Proteins from one Streptomyces sp. NBC_00289 genomic window:
- a CDS encoding ubiquinol-cytochrome c reductase iron-sulfur subunit, protein MWCLRAARTASCALFLVVCTHAGCVVAEVADGEILCPCHGDRFAPAAERPVRGLARKLLRKVSVAEPDGVIVTR, encoded by the coding sequence ATGTGGTGCTTGCGCGCGGCGAGGACGGCGAGCTGTGCGCTTTTTTTGGTGGTGTGCACGCATGCGGGATGCGTGGTGGCCGAGGTGGCTGATGGAGAAATTCTCTGCCCGTGCCATGGGGACCGGTTCGCTCCGGCGGCGGAGAGGCCGGTCCGCGGCCTGGCCAGGAAACTGCTGCGGAAAGTGTCCGTCGCTGAACCTGATGGGGTGATCGTCACTCGCTGA
- a CDS encoding IS1380 family transposase, translated as MKKSSGSYPRVRVEGGGRGVVSQAGAVLLVETARKCGLDGAIAAALAPWRKPRAVHDPGKILLDVALAVALGGNCLADVGMLRAEPAVFGPVASDPTVSRLVDALAASGPKALAAIRGARSEVRTRVWELAGTSSPAADGQVIVDIDGVLVLAHSEKQDATPTWKKTFGHHPLVAFVDHGPAGSGEPVAALLRPGNAGSNTAADHIETAQLALAQLPKHLRRGRQTLIRTDSAGGTHTFLDWLSRRGRWLSYSVGMTTTDAIHQAVLKIPKKAWTPAYDADGTERPGAWVAEITDMPDLSTWPTGMRLIVRKERPHPGAQLRFTDLDGNRLTCFATNTKGGQLADLELRHRRRARCEDRIRGARATGLRNLPLHDTAQNQIWLEIVSLALDLLAWMPMLALTGEARRWEPKKLRLRLFSAAAQLVNTGRRRWLRLPARWPWTAVISHAIVRLHALPNPG; from the coding sequence GTGAAGAAGAGTAGCGGGTCGTACCCGCGCGTCCGTGTCGAGGGCGGCGGCCGCGGGGTGGTCTCGCAGGCCGGGGCGGTGCTGCTGGTCGAGACGGCCCGCAAGTGTGGCCTGGACGGTGCGATAGCGGCGGCACTGGCACCGTGGCGCAAGCCGCGGGCCGTGCACGACCCAGGCAAGATCCTGCTGGATGTGGCGCTGGCCGTCGCGCTCGGCGGCAACTGTCTGGCAGACGTCGGCATGCTGCGGGCCGAGCCGGCTGTGTTCGGCCCGGTGGCCTCCGATCCGACCGTCTCCCGCCTCGTCGACGCGCTCGCCGCCTCCGGCCCGAAGGCTCTTGCGGCAATCCGGGGCGCACGTTCCGAAGTACGCACGCGGGTCTGGGAGTTGGCCGGGACAAGCAGTCCGGCCGCCGACGGCCAAGTGATCGTGGACATCGACGGGGTACTGGTGCTCGCACACTCCGAGAAGCAGGACGCCACCCCGACCTGGAAGAAGACCTTCGGCCATCACCCGCTCGTCGCGTTCGTCGACCACGGCCCAGCCGGATCCGGGGAACCGGTGGCCGCCCTGCTGCGGCCCGGCAACGCGGGCTCCAACACCGCCGCCGACCACATCGAAACCGCCCAACTCGCCCTGGCCCAACTGCCCAAACACCTGCGGCGGGGACGGCAGACACTGATCCGCACCGACTCCGCCGGCGGCACCCACACCTTCCTCGACTGGCTCTCCCGCCGGGGCCGGTGGCTGTCGTATTCCGTCGGAATGACCACCACCGACGCCATCCACCAGGCCGTACTGAAGATCCCGAAGAAGGCATGGACACCCGCCTACGACGCCGACGGCACCGAGCGGCCCGGCGCCTGGGTCGCCGAGATCACCGACATGCCCGACCTGAGTACCTGGCCCACGGGCATGCGGCTGATCGTCCGCAAAGAACGCCCGCACCCCGGCGCCCAGTTGCGCTTCACCGACCTCGACGGCAACCGGCTCACCTGCTTCGCGACCAACACGAAAGGCGGCCAGCTCGCCGACCTCGAACTGCGTCACCGCAGACGGGCACGCTGCGAGGACCGCATCCGAGGCGCCCGTGCCACCGGCCTGCGCAATCTGCCCCTGCACGACACGGCCCAGAACCAGATCTGGCTGGAGATCGTCTCCCTCGCGCTCGACCTCCTCGCCTGGATGCCGATGCTCGCGCTGACCGGCGAGGCCCGCCGCTGGGAACCCAAGAAGCTCCGGCTGCGGCTGTTCTCCGCCGCCGCTCAGCTCGTGAACACCGGCCGTCGCCGCTGGCTCCGCCTGCCCGCCCGATGGCCCTGGACCGCTGTCATCAGCCACGCGATCGTCAGGCTCCACGCCCTGCCGAACCCCGGTTGA
- a CDS encoding FKBP-type peptidyl-prolyl cis-trans isomerase: protein MSAGKGPEVRKGRVVVAHYVAKVWKSGRTVMDSRRGGGRPQVFTAGGGSLLPALERAVAGRRAGSRVMAVVPPGGVFGLDRLQSAGVSAKDTLVFVLDIAAVIDPVTAVAGTARPAAGLPRVDSSAPGQFALTVPEGSPPRRLVARTLIAGSGRPVGPRSRVLVHYAGAVWASGRGKPAEVFDSTAQRGQPVLVRMGAGEVIKGWEEGLRDQKAGSRVLLVVPPGKAYGTRSHAGVPAGSTLVFAVDILAVL from the coding sequence GTGTCGGCCGGGAAGGGGCCGGAGGTTCGGAAGGGCCGGGTGGTGGTGGCGCACTATGTGGCGAAGGTGTGGAAGTCCGGCCGGACGGTGATGGATTCCCGGCGCGGTGGCGGGAGGCCGCAGGTGTTCACTGCGGGTGGGGGTTCGCTGTTGCCCGCTTTGGAGCGGGCGGTGGCCGGCCGGCGGGCGGGGAGCCGGGTGATGGCAGTGGTTCCGCCGGGTGGGGTGTTCGGCCTGGACCGGTTGCAGTCGGCCGGTGTGTCGGCGAAGGACACACTAGTTTTTGTTCTTGACATTGCCGCGGTGATCGATCCGGTTACGGCGGTGGCAGGCACCGCGCGTCCGGCTGCGGGTCTGCCGCGGGTGGACAGTTCGGCGCCGGGGCAGTTCGCCCTGACGGTGCCGGAGGGTTCGCCGCCCCGGCGTCTGGTGGCCCGCACGCTGATCGCGGGTTCGGGCCGGCCGGTGGGGCCGCGCAGCAGGGTGTTGGTGCACTACGCCGGAGCCGTCTGGGCGTCCGGCCGCGGCAAGCCGGCCGAGGTGTTCGACTCCACCGCCCAGCGGGGGCAGCCGGTGCTGGTGCGTATGGGTGCCGGTGAGGTGATCAAGGGCTGGGAGGAGGGGCTGCGCGACCAGAAGGCCGGCAGCCGGGTCCTGCTCGTGGTCCCTCCGGGCAAGGCGTACGGGACGCGGTCACACGCCGGCGTCCCGGCGGGCTCCACTTTGGTGTTCGCCGTCGACATCCTTGCCGTCCTGTAA